The Candidatus Brocadiaceae bacterium genome window below encodes:
- a CDS encoding Na/Pi cotransporter family protein — protein MEPHRIAFLVIGGLGLFLLGIRTMSDALRRAAGDRMRRVLRILTYNIFVSVLAGTGITCLIQSSSATTVMVVGFVNAGLMTLKQAIGVIMGANIGTTITAWLVSTIGLLEHMKVTDYALPAIGIGFAVSVIAKRNGRHWGSALLGFGLLFFGLALMKDAFDPVGQSQEAKDLLIRVAGNPLMGLLIGTVVTMVVQSSSATIAIVQLLAMSNAITFVQALPIVFGDDIGTTITAQLASIGTNTQARRAARAHLVFNVLGVCIFMPFYKSYASLIEAIYPGPLNEITVMAHIALSHTMFKVVNTLIFIGMPGVLLSIAKRMVPGEADVIHVEPQYLEERLVSTPVIALEQARREVVRMMDLAVGAVRNAGDAFFHSDPKELKLVAQKEDAIDNLQNRITQYLIRVSRESLGSTESNELPVLLHSVNDIERIGDHAVNLMEAAQRRIESQLPFSEAGLQELAMMRDEVERMCATVVRALEESNEDAARAAFASEEKLNAMQREFRQNHLTRLSLGDCNFYSGLTFVDCLYYYEKIGDHLTNIAQAVLGDFQWGEKMPDNEEIRPQAPAQRPPASS, from the coding sequence TTGGAGCCTCATCGGATTGCCTTCCTTGTCATCGGCGGTCTCGGCCTGTTTCTCCTCGGCATACGCACGATGAGCGACGCGCTGCGGCGCGCCGCCGGCGATCGCATGCGGCGCGTGCTGCGCATCCTCACCTACAACATCTTCGTCTCCGTCCTGGCAGGGACGGGTATCACCTGCCTCATCCAGAGTTCCAGCGCCACCACCGTCATGGTGGTCGGCTTCGTGAACGCCGGCCTGATGACGCTGAAGCAGGCCATCGGCGTCATCATGGGCGCCAACATCGGGACGACGATTACCGCGTGGCTTGTCTCGACGATCGGCTTGCTGGAGCACATGAAGGTGACGGACTACGCCCTGCCGGCGATCGGCATCGGTTTCGCCGTCAGCGTCATCGCCAAGCGAAACGGCCGCCACTGGGGTTCCGCGCTGCTCGGGTTCGGCCTGCTGTTCTTCGGGCTGGCGCTCATGAAGGACGCCTTCGACCCCGTGGGGCAGAGCCAGGAAGCCAAGGACCTGCTGATCAGAGTCGCGGGCAACCCGCTGATGGGCCTGCTGATCGGCACGGTCGTCACGATGGTCGTCCAGTCGTCGAGCGCCACGATCGCCATCGTGCAACTGCTCGCGATGAGCAACGCGATCACCTTCGTCCAGGCCCTTCCCATCGTCTTCGGCGACGACATCGGCACCACGATCACCGCCCAGCTTGCCAGCATCGGCACCAACACGCAGGCGCGAAGGGCTGCCCGGGCACACCTGGTCTTCAACGTCCTGGGCGTCTGCATCTTCATGCCCTTCTACAAGTCATACGCATCGTTGATCGAGGCGATCTATCCCGGGCCCCTGAATGAGATAACCGTCATGGCTCACATCGCCCTGAGCCACACGATGTTCAAGGTGGTGAATACGCTGATCTTCATCGGCATGCCGGGCGTGCTGCTGTCCATCGCGAAACGCATGGTGCCGGGCGAGGCCGACGTCATCCACGTCGAACCCCAGTACCTGGAGGAGCGCCTGGTCAGTACCCCCGTCATCGCCCTGGAGCAGGCCCGGCGCGAGGTCGTGCGCATGATGGACCTGGCCGTCGGCGCCGTGCGGAACGCCGGCGACGCCTTCTTCCACAGCGACCCGAAGGAGCTCAAGCTGGTCGCGCAGAAGGAGGACGCCATCGACAACCTTCAGAACCGCATCACGCAGTACCTCATCCGCGTCAGCCGCGAGAGCCTCGGGTCGACCGAATCCAACGAGCTGCCCGTCCTCCTGCACAGCGTCAACGACATCGAGCGCATCGGCGACCATGCCGTGAACCTCATGGAGGCTGCCCAGCGCCGCATCGAGTCGCAGCTCCCGTTCTCTGAGGCCGGCCTCCAGGAATTGGCGATGATGCGGGACGAGGTCGAGCGCATGTGCGCGACAGTCGTCCGGGCGCTGGAGGAGTCCAACGAGGACGCCGCGCGGGCCGCCTTCGCCAGCGAAGAGAAGCTGAACGCCATGCAGCGGGAGTTCCGACAGAACCACCTGACGCGTCTGAGCCTGGGCGACTGCAACTTTTACAGCGGCCTGACCTTCGTCGACTGCCTGTACTACTACGAGAAGATCGGTGACCACCTGACGAACATCGCGCAGGCCGTGCTCGGCGACTTCCAGTGGGGCGAGAAGATGCCCGACAACGAGGAGATCCGTCCGCAGGCACCGGCACAGCGGCCGCCGGCCTCGTCCTGA
- the murA gene encoding UDP-N-acetylglucosamine 1-carboxyvinyltransferase: MEEIVIRGGRPLRGDLQVSGAKNAALPIMAASLLVPEPTTLHHVPRLRDVQTMCGILEHLGTAVDWLGPESVRLTPGGTQPHVGPCDLVRDMRGSVCVLGPLLATRGAVVLPAPGGCVIGKRPIDLHVKGLEALGARFRLCHPYVYAQAGELTGTRIDMAGPRGYTVLGTANVMMAAVLARGRTVIESAASEPEVQDVAHFLNRCGARIAGIGSNTLTIDGVDRLQATEYTIIPDRIEAGTFLAAAALTGGRIRLAGACPDHMRAELDVFRRAGLDVQEGNSVLTGSCAGPLRPVDVRTGSYPHFSTDMHPQVCAVLCLARGRSVLHETVYPERFTHVEALNRMGARVSVRGASSVIDGPASLRGAAVHAADLRAGAALVLAGLAAEGETVVRGVAQIDRGYDQLVRRLALLGADISRREAEAAAERKRA, translated from the coding sequence ATGGAAGAGATCGTCATCCGGGGCGGACGTCCCCTGCGGGGCGACCTGCAGGTGAGCGGCGCCAAGAATGCTGCGCTGCCCATCATGGCGGCCTCGCTGCTGGTGCCGGAACCCACCACGCTGCACCACGTGCCGCGGCTGCGCGACGTGCAGACGATGTGCGGCATCCTGGAACACCTGGGCACCGCCGTCGACTGGCTTGGTCCCGAGAGCGTGCGCCTCACGCCGGGCGGCACCCAGCCGCACGTCGGGCCGTGCGATCTGGTCCGCGACATGCGCGGAAGCGTCTGCGTGCTCGGGCCGCTGCTGGCCACGCGCGGAGCCGTCGTGCTGCCCGCCCCCGGCGGGTGCGTCATCGGCAAGCGCCCGATCGATCTGCACGTGAAGGGCCTGGAGGCCCTCGGGGCGCGCTTCCGCCTCTGCCATCCCTACGTGTACGCCCAGGCCGGGGAGTTGACCGGCACGCGCATCGACATGGCGGGGCCCCGCGGCTACACCGTGCTGGGCACGGCCAACGTGATGATGGCCGCCGTCCTGGCCCGGGGGCGCACCGTCATCGAGAGCGCCGCCTCTGAGCCCGAGGTCCAGGACGTGGCCCACTTCCTGAACCGCTGCGGCGCGCGCATCGCCGGCATCGGATCGAACACCCTGACCATCGACGGCGTCGACCGCCTGCAGGCAACGGAATACACGATCATCCCCGACCGCATCGAGGCCGGCACGTTCCTGGCGGCCGCCGCCCTCACCGGCGGCCGCATCCGCCTGGCGGGCGCCTGCCCCGATCACATGCGCGCCGAGCTGGACGTGTTCCGCCGGGCCGGGCTCGACGTACAGGAGGGCAACTCCGTCCTGACCGGCTCGTGCGCCGGGCCCCTGCGCCCAGTGGACGTGCGCACGGGCTCCTACCCGCACTTCTCCACCGACATGCACCCGCAGGTCTGCGCCGTCCTGTGCCTGGCCCGGGGCCGCAGCGTCCTGCACGAGACCGTCTATCCCGAGCGGTTCACCCACGTGGAGGCGCTCAACCGCATGGGCGCCCGCGTGAGCGTGCGGGGCGCCAGTTCGGTCATCGACGGCCCCGCATCGCTCCGGGGGGCCGCCGTCCATGCCGCCGACCTCCGTGCCGGCGCCGCACTGGTGCTGGCCGGGCTGGCCGCCGAGGGCGAGACGGTTGTCCGAGGCGTCGCCCAGATCGACCGCGGATACGACCAGCTTGTGCGCCGCCTGGCGCTGCTCGGAGCCGACATCAGCCGCCGCGAGGCCGAGGCGGCCGCCGAACGCAAACGCGCCTGA
- a CDS encoding YfhO family protein, producing the protein MGWPTDRRSAVRRELGPLFVLLLACGLFFRKAVALRGVFFHYDHALQNYPFRAFFAQGLRQGRLRLWTPDLFCGFPLLAESQGNPLYPPFLVLFRFLPAWVAYNYYTVLHFFLAGAFAYALARVHRVGRAGAVAAGLCYMLCGPVIAHAHHTNIVVGVSYLPLLLVLIELACRRRHALSLSAFAAATALLVLGAQPQYTLYCVLPCGAYLVWRLGLIEATGGSRRTVAGLLVGFALAGLLAAALAGAQLLPLLELVGRSMRAGDAQPLAGADPGVPGNLMTLLLPHYWGSPGLAGYWGAVEPGLYAEITLFMGVVPLLLAFVAVGADRSRRAVFFAGLGVFSFLFAMGSSGVIRAVFSLLPIFRSARLPSRFAFVTALCVAVLAGMGLDALLHGTDRRRVRRSALRAAGLTLALCATALVIAWAATGRFASLSREGLARAFPLSPARLEHLWNYFHGTLPADMTRRALAAIAGTGLVLLAARRTAPSFVIAGLLCALIFGELAWTARDSNAVTAPTLYSVPPPLAQAVRALPPGRILRHRIYDAVDPAQPPALFPDSQGWAVRPRLYARSFERLPHNVNMLWGIPSVNGFSPLQTRALKALLGMRLVPATLGEVPISPALDLLNVRWILTPTPDLPGGFTHVDRIGDVHIFENPRALPRACIVHRASRAVDDRSAGAILRDAERFDPRERILLHDDAEPPLWLDDGTQGADESVRIIRDDGDRIRLAAELSRPGYVVLADQHYPGWTATVDGRPAALLRANVAVKAVRLPPGRHEVVLEFRPRSFRVGLLATLGGLVVLTACALLGLRRRAGRASAEPAGTDDLLGAPCGVRPQRLLAFAAVLLLGLGPVLHGTVWRILPLQLSPRWYVQKVSISQARDAASRDRADEAYAIVRDAARWWPQNPLLRHVVVRYASDAVAEHIRAGRVEEAGRLAREVLDLAPHARHSAGGAILRTADRAARRAEGTPLP; encoded by the coding sequence ATGGGGTGGCCGACCGACCGACGATCCGCCGTGCGGCGCGAACTCGGCCCGCTGTTCGTGCTGCTTCTGGCCTGCGGGCTGTTCTTCCGGAAGGCCGTCGCACTGCGCGGCGTCTTCTTCCACTACGACCACGCCCTGCAGAACTACCCCTTCCGCGCCTTCTTCGCCCAGGGCCTGCGCCAGGGCCGCCTGCGGCTGTGGACGCCCGACCTGTTCTGCGGGTTCCCCCTGCTGGCCGAGAGCCAGGGCAACCCGCTCTATCCGCCATTCCTCGTCCTGTTCCGGTTCCTCCCCGCGTGGGTAGCGTACAACTACTACACCGTGCTGCACTTCTTCCTGGCCGGCGCGTTCGCCTACGCGCTCGCACGCGTCCACCGCGTCGGCCGCGCGGGCGCCGTCGCGGCCGGCCTGTGCTACATGCTCTGCGGGCCCGTGATCGCGCACGCCCACCACACGAACATCGTCGTCGGCGTCAGCTACCTGCCCCTGCTGCTGGTCCTCATTGAACTGGCCTGTCGTCGCCGCCACGCCCTGTCCCTGTCGGCATTCGCAGCGGCCACCGCACTGCTGGTGCTGGGCGCCCAGCCGCAGTACACGCTCTACTGCGTGCTTCCGTGCGGCGCCTACCTGGTCTGGCGCCTGGGGCTGATCGAAGCCACCGGCGGTTCCCGGCGGACGGTGGCCGGGCTCCTCGTCGGATTTGCCCTGGCCGGCCTGCTGGCCGCAGCACTGGCCGGCGCCCAGCTCCTGCCGCTCCTGGAACTCGTCGGCCGCAGCATGCGCGCCGGCGACGCTCAGCCCCTGGCCGGTGCCGACCCCGGCGTCCCAGGGAATCTGATGACGCTCCTGCTGCCGCACTACTGGGGCAGCCCCGGCCTGGCCGGCTACTGGGGCGCCGTCGAGCCGGGGCTCTACGCGGAGATCACCCTGTTCATGGGCGTTGTGCCCCTTCTGCTCGCTTTCGTGGCCGTCGGTGCAGACCGGAGCCGCCGGGCCGTCTTCTTCGCCGGCCTGGGGGTCTTCTCGTTCCTGTTTGCGATGGGCTCCAGCGGCGTGATCCGCGCGGTCTTCTCGCTCCTGCCCATCTTCCGCTCCGCGCGGTTGCCCTCGCGGTTCGCCTTCGTTACGGCGCTCTGCGTGGCCGTGCTGGCCGGCATGGGGCTGGACGCCCTCCTGCACGGCACCGACCGTCGGCGGGTCCGGCGCAGCGCCCTCCGGGCCGCCGGCCTCACGCTCGCCCTCTGCGCGACCGCCCTGGTCATCGCGTGGGCTGCGACCGGCCGGTTTGCCTCTCTGAGTCGTGAGGGTCTGGCCCGGGCCTTCCCCCTCAGCCCGGCGCGTCTGGAGCACCTCTGGAACTACTTCCACGGCACCCTGCCCGCCGACATGACCCGCCGGGCCCTGGCCGCGATCGCCGGCACGGGCCTGGTCCTCCTGGCGGCCCGGCGCACTGCGCCGTCGTTCGTGATTGCCGGCCTGCTGTGCGCCCTCATCTTCGGCGAGCTGGCCTGGACCGCCCGCGATTCGAATGCCGTCACCGCGCCGACGCTCTACTCCGTTCCTCCCCCGCTTGCGCAGGCGGTGCGCGCGCTGCCGCCCGGGCGCATACTGCGGCACCGCATCTACGACGCCGTGGACCCCGCGCAGCCGCCTGCTCTCTTCCCCGACTCCCAGGGCTGGGCCGTGCGGCCCCGCCTCTACGCCCGTTCGTTCGAGCGCCTGCCGCACAACGTCAACATGCTCTGGGGCATCCCGTCGGTCAACGGCTTCTCGCCGCTCCAGACCCGCGCGCTCAAGGCCCTGCTCGGGATGCGCCTGGTGCCGGCGACGCTGGGAGAGGTGCCGATCTCGCCGGCGCTCGATCTGCTGAACGTCCGCTGGATCCTGACCCCGACGCCCGATCTGCCGGGCGGATTTACGCACGTCGACCGGATCGGCGACGTGCACATCTTCGAGAACCCCCGGGCGCTTCCGCGTGCCTGCATCGTCCACCGGGCATCCCGCGCGGTCGACGACCGGAGCGCGGGCGCTATCTTGCGCGACGCGGAGCGCTTCGACCCCCGAGAGCGGATCCTCCTGCACGACGACGCGGAACCGCCCCTGTGGCTCGACGACGGCACACAGGGCGCCGACGAATCCGTGCGGATCATCCGAGACGACGGCGACCGCATCCGCCTGGCCGCCGAGCTGTCGCGCCCCGGCTACGTCGTGCTGGCCGACCAGCACTATCCCGGCTGGACGGCCACGGTCGACGGTCGCCCGGCCGCGCTCCTGCGGGCCAACGTCGCCGTCAAGGCCGTGCGGCTGCCCCCCGGGCGGCACGAGGTGGTCCTGGAGTTCCGGCCCCGCAGCTTCCGGGTGGGGCTCCTGGCGACGCTTGGCGGCCTGGTCGTCCTCACGGCCTGCGCGTTGCTCGGCCTTCGTCGCCGGGCCGGCCGCGCTTCGGCCGAACCCGCCGGGACGGACGACCTTCTGGGCGCCCCCTGCGGCGTCCGGCCCCAGCGCCTGCTGGCGTTCGCCGCCGTGCTGCTTCTGGGGCTCGGGCCTGTGCTGCACGGGACGGTCTGGCGGATCCTGCCTCTGCAGCTCAGCCCCCGCTGGTACGTTCAGAAGGTCTCCATCAGCCAGGCACGGGATGCCGCATCCCGTGACCGCGCGGACGAAGCCTATGCCATCGTGCGGGATGCCGCGCGCTGGTGGCCGCAGAACCCGCTGCTGCGCCACGTCGTGGTCAGGTACGCCTCGGACGCCGTGGCGGAGCACATACGGGCCGGGCGCGTGGAGGAGGCCGGCCGCCTCGCGCGCGAGGTGCTGGACCTGGCGCCGCACGCGCGGCACAGCGCCGGCGGAGCGATCCTCCGCACGGCGGACCGGGCGGCCCGGCGAGCCGAGGGCACGCCGTTGCCTTGA
- a CDS encoding phosphoenolpyruvate carboxykinase (GTP): MKNTRTELLRARLPADHLQRLTALPNPTLHEFVADAIELCEPDSVFVCTDRPEDIAYVRRQAVERAEETPLRIEGHTVHFDGYFDQGRDREVTRYLVPETETLSEALNQVERGKGLSEVRGFLKGSMHGREMVVRFLCLGPTNSPFSIPCVQCTDSFYVAHSEDLLYRTGYEEFRRTGDRADFFRILHSAGRLDERMTSSEPDKKRIYIDYTADAIYSVNTQYAGNTVGLKKLALRLTIRKAEREGWLAEHMFLMGVHGPGGRKTYFTGAFPSACGKTSTAMLPGETIVGDDIAYLRDFDGRARAVNAESGIFGIIQSVNPRNDPAIHEVLTTPGEVIFSNVLVKDGRPYWLEMGADVEMPRDGVNYSGEWQVGKKGPDGKEVPLAHKNARYTVALKAVANVDPELDNPDGVPVGGIIYGGRAARCPVPVRQSFDWAHGIVTCGGALETETTFAVIGQEGRVEVNLMSIQDFVSIPLGRYIANNLSFGDKLRCPPPIFGVNYFLRDTDGRFLNGLRDKAVWLKWMELRVHGEADAVRGPTGWLPRYDDLARLFRDVLQADYSRDDYVRQFTIPVPENLARLDRVEAFYRDHVPGAPAAVARTLREQRRRLEEAQARFGDRISPFDLCSSAPPLHPPAGVG, translated from the coding sequence ATGAAGAACACCCGCACAGAGCTGTTGCGCGCCCGACTGCCGGCCGACCACCTCCAACGGCTCACCGCGCTGCCCAACCCCACCCTCCACGAGTTCGTGGCGGACGCCATCGAGCTGTGCGAGCCCGACTCTGTATTCGTATGCACCGACCGCCCCGAAGACATCGCCTACGTGCGGCGTCAGGCCGTCGAACGGGCCGAAGAGACCCCGCTGAGGATCGAGGGCCACACAGTCCACTTCGACGGTTACTTCGATCAGGGCCGGGACCGGGAGGTCACGCGCTACCTCGTGCCGGAGACGGAGACGCTCAGCGAGGCGCTCAACCAGGTCGAACGCGGGAAGGGTCTGAGCGAGGTGCGCGGCTTCCTGAAGGGCTCGATGCACGGGCGCGAGATGGTGGTCCGCTTCCTCTGCCTGGGGCCCACGAACTCCCCCTTCAGCATCCCCTGCGTGCAGTGCACGGACAGCTTCTACGTCGCCCACAGCGAGGACCTGCTCTACCGGACGGGGTACGAGGAGTTCCGCCGGACCGGCGACCGGGCCGACTTCTTCCGCATCCTGCATTCGGCCGGCAGGCTCGACGAGCGCATGACCAGCAGCGAGCCGGACAAGAAGCGCATCTACATCGACTACACGGCCGATGCCATCTACAGCGTCAACACGCAGTACGCCGGCAACACCGTCGGCCTGAAGAAGCTGGCCCTGCGCCTGACCATCCGCAAGGCCGAGCGCGAGGGCTGGCTGGCCGAGCACATGTTCCTGATGGGCGTGCACGGGCCGGGCGGACGCAAGACCTACTTCACCGGCGCCTTCCCCAGCGCCTGCGGCAAGACGTCCACCGCCATGCTCCCCGGCGAGACGATCGTCGGCGACGACATCGCCTACCTGCGCGACTTCGACGGCCGTGCCCGCGCCGTCAACGCCGAGAGCGGCATCTTCGGCATCATCCAGAGCGTCAACCCCAGGAACGACCCGGCCATCCACGAGGTGCTCACAACGCCGGGCGAGGTCATCTTCTCCAACGTGCTCGTCAAGGACGGCCGTCCCTACTGGCTGGAGATGGGCGCGGACGTCGAGATGCCGCGCGACGGAGTCAACTACAGCGGCGAATGGCAGGTGGGGAAGAAGGGCCCAGATGGCAAGGAAGTACCCCTCGCCCACAAGAACGCCCGTTACACGGTCGCCCTGAAAGCGGTGGCCAACGTCGACCCGGAACTGGACAACCCCGACGGAGTGCCCGTCGGCGGCATCATCTACGGAGGACGAGCCGCCCGATGCCCGGTGCCCGTCCGCCAGAGCTTCGACTGGGCACACGGCATCGTCACCTGCGGCGGAGCCCTGGAGACCGAGACGACCTTCGCCGTCATCGGCCAGGAGGGACGTGTCGAGGTCAACCTGATGAGCATTCAGGACTTCGTGTCCATCCCCCTCGGCCGCTACATCGCCAACAACCTGAGCTTCGGCGACAAGCTCCGGTGCCCCCCTCCGATCTTCGGGGTCAACTACTTCCTGCGCGACACCGACGGCCGGTTCCTCAACGGGCTGCGCGACAAGGCCGTCTGGCTCAAGTGGATGGAACTGCGCGTGCACGGCGAGGCGGACGCTGTGCGGGGCCCCACCGGCTGGCTGCCCCGCTACGACGATCTGGCACGGCTCTTCAGGGATGTGCTCCAGGCCGACTACTCGCGGGACGACTACGTCCGCCAGTTCACGATCCCCGTGCCCGAGAACCTGGCACGGCTCGACCGGGTCGAGGCATTCTACCGCGACCACGTGCCCGGCGCCCCGGCGGCCGTGGCCCGCACGCTCCGGGAACAGCGCCGCCGCCTGGAGGAAGCGCAGGCCCGGTTCGGCGACCGGATCTCTCCGTTCGACCTCTGCTCCTCGGCACCCCCCTTGCATCCACCCGCGGGCGTCGGATAG
- a CDS encoding Gfo/Idh/MocA family oxidoreductase, producing MAGTVKLGVIGVGGMGTSHCKKISEVEEVQLTAVADIRAARARSVGEEYGVRHFESGSDLIASGLVEAVLIATPHYFHPTLAIEAFEAGLHVLSEKPVGVEIGAAERMAEAARKSGKVFAVNFQMRALPMIRKARQLVEAGEIGEIHRTLFMAPEFRSQAYYDSGSWRATWAGEGGGVLLNQAPHLMDVFCMLSGLPAKVTGHCSQRMHRIEVEDHVEAALEYANGATGYFYASTCEMGQRFIEIAGDRGKLRLTGRDLEFWRYEPPITEFNRTNTEMWGSPKLNKVELEVPESATGQGAIMGNFARAILEGEPLLSPGQEALLSLELANAIILSSQKGGPVDLPLDRAEYDSLMERLRATSSFHGEWDESKAESDAAIDKR from the coding sequence ATGGCGGGGACGGTCAAGCTGGGCGTGATCGGCGTGGGCGGCATGGGGACGTCTCACTGTAAGAAGATCTCCGAGGTCGAAGAGGTCCAACTGACGGCCGTTGCCGACATCCGCGCCGCCCGCGCGCGGTCGGTCGGGGAAGAGTATGGCGTGCGGCACTTCGAGAGCGGCAGCGACCTGATCGCCTCGGGTCTTGTGGAGGCCGTGCTGATTGCCACGCCGCACTACTTCCACCCGACGCTGGCCATCGAGGCCTTCGAGGCCGGTCTGCACGTGCTGAGCGAGAAGCCCGTCGGGGTGGAGATCGGCGCGGCCGAGCGCATGGCCGAGGCCGCCCGCAAGAGCGGCAAGGTCTTCGCCGTCAACTTCCAGATGCGGGCCCTGCCGATGATCCGGAAGGCCCGCCAACTGGTCGAAGCCGGCGAGATCGGCGAGATCCACCGGACGCTGTTCATGGCGCCTGAGTTCCGGTCGCAGGCCTACTACGACTCCGGCAGTTGGCGGGCGACCTGGGCCGGGGAGGGCGGCGGCGTGCTGCTCAACCAGGCCCCCCACCTGATGGACGTCTTCTGCATGCTCAGCGGACTGCCGGCGAAGGTCACGGGCCACTGCAGCCAGAGGATGCACCGGATCGAGGTCGAGGACCACGTCGAGGCCGCCCTGGAGTATGCCAACGGGGCGACGGGCTACTTCTACGCCTCCACCTGCGAGATGGGCCAGCGGTTCATCGAGATCGCCGGCGACCGGGGCAAGCTGCGCCTGACGGGGCGGGACCTGGAGTTCTGGCGCTACGAGCCGCCCATCACCGAGTTCAACCGGACCAACACCGAGATGTGGGGCTCGCCGAAGCTGAACAAGGTGGAACTCGAGGTGCCCGAGAGCGCAACGGGACAGGGCGCCATCATGGGCAACTTCGCGCGGGCCATCCTCGAGGGCGAGCCGCTGCTGTCGCCCGGCCAGGAAGCCCTGCTCTCGCTGGAACTCGCCAACGCCATCATCCTGTCCTCCCAGAAGGGAGGGCCGGTCGACCTGCCGCTGGACCGGGCGGAGTACGACAGCCTGATGGAGCGACTTCGCGCCACGTCGAGCTTCCACGGGGAGTGGGACGAGAGCAAGGCCGAAAGCGATGCGGCCATCGACAAGAGGTGA
- the prmC gene encoding peptide chain release factor N(5)-glutamine methyltransferase: protein MAMTAQSGKQTWTILRLLEWTTKHFRAAGICNPRLNAEVLLGHVLGVDRIMLYARFERVPGEEDRARFRELVRRRAAREPLQYLTGRCEFYGRPFEVTPAVMVPRAETELLVDACLKRLPAGACRAADVCTGSGVVAVTLAAERPDLHVAATDSSADALAVAGRNAAALGVSERVAFGRGDLAEPLSELLPCGRSTVDLLAANPPYVCSADIETVAPEVRDHEPRAALDGGPDGLDVIRRLVPAGAAVLPSGGWLILELGEGQAPAVAALAALTGAFRMETVETVSDTAGCERVFCVCKR, encoded by the coding sequence ATGGCGATGACGGCGCAGAGCGGCAAGCAGACGTGGACCATACTGCGGCTCCTGGAGTGGACCACCAAGCACTTCCGCGCTGCCGGCATCTGCAATCCCCGCCTCAATGCGGAGGTGCTGCTCGGGCACGTGCTCGGCGTGGACCGGATCATGCTCTACGCCCGTTTTGAGCGCGTTCCGGGCGAGGAGGACCGGGCACGGTTCCGGGAGCTGGTGCGCCGGCGCGCGGCCCGGGAGCCACTGCAGTATCTGACGGGCCGGTGCGAGTTCTACGGACGCCCGTTCGAGGTGACCCCCGCCGTCATGGTCCCGCGGGCGGAGACCGAGCTGCTGGTTGATGCCTGCCTGAAGCGTCTGCCGGCCGGCGCGTGCCGGGCCGCCGACGTGTGCACGGGCAGCGGCGTGGTTGCCGTCACCCTGGCGGCCGAGCGTCCCGACCTGCACGTCGCCGCCACGGATTCGAGCGCCGACGCCCTGGCGGTGGCCGGGCGGAACGCCGCCGCCCTGGGCGTCTCCGAGCGCGTGGCGTTCGGCCGGGGCGATCTGGCCGAGCCACTGTCCGAGCTGCTCCCGTGCGGCCGGAGCACCGTGGACCTGCTGGCCGCCAATCCGCCCTATGTCTGCTCGGCGGACATCGAAACGGTGGCGCCGGAAGTGCGGGATCACGAACCGCGCGCGGCCCTCGACGGCGGGCCGGACGGGCTGGACGTCATCCGAAGACTCGTGCCGGCGGGCGCGGCCGTGCTCCCGTCCGGCGGCTGGCTCATCCTGGAACTGGGCGAGGGGCAGGCGCCCGCGGTGGCCGCCCTGGCCGCCCTCACCGGGGCATTCCGAATGGAGACCGTGGAGACGGTTTCCGACACGGCGGGATGCGAACGCGTCTTCTGCGTGTGCAAACGATAG